The following are encoded together in the Ralstonia insidiosa genome:
- a CDS encoding HpcH/HpaI aldolase/citrate lyase family protein, translated as MFSSPLPVWRSLLYVPAHVPRYVAKAEVCGADAVILDLEDGVPPEQKAQARGGLVDAIPRLARIGYDVLVRVNGPLEPMAADLRAAVLAGASGVVLPKVRGAAHLEAIDEQLGLLEDVCGAPLGQTRIIAIIETPRAFEVMSDIARATPRIAALMLGGGDFALSCDSRASAEVLRVPKQLLVIAARAAGILPLGLTGGLDVLDDLDAFERAAQQSVDMGFAGATCIHPAQVAVLNRAFMPSADEVADASALLAAFDAARAEGRGALRFDGRMVDAPGVTRARRVLARHAASQRRMP; from the coding sequence ATGTTTTCGTCACCCTTGCCGGTCTGGCGCTCGCTGTTGTACGTGCCCGCCCATGTCCCCCGCTACGTTGCCAAGGCCGAAGTCTGCGGGGCCGATGCCGTCATCCTCGATCTGGAAGACGGTGTGCCGCCCGAGCAGAAGGCGCAGGCGCGTGGCGGGCTTGTTGATGCGATTCCACGCCTGGCCCGCATTGGCTACGACGTGCTGGTGCGCGTCAACGGCCCGCTGGAACCCATGGCGGCGGACTTGCGCGCCGCCGTTCTGGCAGGAGCGAGCGGCGTCGTCTTGCCCAAGGTGCGTGGCGCAGCGCATCTGGAAGCCATCGATGAACAGCTGGGATTGCTGGAGGACGTGTGCGGCGCCCCGCTTGGCCAGACCCGCATCATCGCGATCATTGAAACGCCGCGCGCCTTCGAGGTGATGAGCGACATTGCGCGCGCCACGCCGCGTATTGCCGCCCTGATGCTTGGCGGCGGTGATTTCGCGCTGTCCTGCGACAGCCGCGCCAGCGCCGAGGTGCTGCGCGTGCCGAAGCAGCTACTGGTGATTGCCGCCCGGGCCGCCGGCATCCTGCCCCTCGGCCTGACCGGCGGATTGGATGTGCTGGACGATCTCGATGCCTTCGAGCGTGCGGCACAGCAGTCCGTCGACATGGGCTTTGCTGGCGCGACTTGCATCCATCCCGCGCAAGTGGCGGTACTCAACCGCGCATTCATGCCCTCGGCTGACGAGGTTGCCGACGCCAGCGCACTGCTCGCTGCCTTCGATGCGGCGCGCGCTGAGGGCCGAGGCGCGCTCCGGTTCGACGGACGGATGGTCGACGCCCCC
- a CDS encoding IclR family transcriptional regulator codes for MNMQTEGGVSAVNRALTVLLAFGNAPNGLMLAQVSEATGLNMSTLLRMFESLEQFRFIKRLPDGRYVLGPANFHLGMTYRESFQLREHAAPILARLSEETGETAAFYVREGDQRVCLFRFHAERSVRTNLREGDRFPLDVGAAGHVLLAFSGTRSAEHEKVVEQGYAVSIAERDAESAAIACPVFGVGRVLSGTISLGIPRYRFNKKVQNDYLPRVLDAAAELTHALGGDLPSSGAATTQADPLGALQA; via the coding sequence ATGAACATGCAAACAGAGGGCGGCGTCTCCGCAGTCAATCGCGCCCTGACCGTCCTGCTCGCCTTCGGCAACGCCCCCAATGGGCTGATGCTGGCGCAGGTGAGCGAAGCCACCGGGCTGAACATGAGCACGCTGCTGCGCATGTTCGAATCGCTGGAGCAGTTCCGCTTCATCAAGCGGCTGCCGGATGGGCGCTACGTGCTGGGGCCCGCCAACTTTCACCTGGGCATGACGTATCGCGAGTCGTTCCAGCTGCGCGAGCACGCCGCGCCGATCCTCGCCCGACTGTCGGAGGAGACCGGCGAAACCGCTGCGTTCTACGTGCGCGAAGGCGACCAGCGCGTCTGCCTGTTCCGCTTCCATGCCGAGCGCTCGGTGCGGACCAATCTGCGTGAAGGTGATCGTTTCCCGCTCGATGTGGGTGCCGCAGGGCACGTGCTGCTGGCGTTTTCCGGCACACGCAGCGCGGAGCACGAGAAGGTCGTGGAGCAGGGGTACGCCGTCTCCATTGCAGAGCGCGATGCGGAAAGCGCGGCGATTGCCTGCCCGGTGTTTGGCGTGGGCCGTGTGCTCAGCGGCACGATCTCGCTGGGCATCCCGCGCTATCGCTTCAATAAGAAAGTGCAGAACGACTACCTGCCGCGCGTGCTGGATGCCGCCGCCGAGCTGACACACGCGCTGGGCGGAGACCTCCCGTCTTCCGGCGCTGCCACCACCCAGGCCGACCCGCTCGGCGCACTACAGGCGTAG
- a CDS encoding CaiB/BaiF CoA transferase family protein, with amino-acid sequence MSVEHMPPQAGKAPFRAPTGPIHMKQFDADARGPLAGVRVIDLSRLMAGNMLSVQLADFGADVIKVEGEHGDTLRAVGAGGISTNWKVYGRNKRSVCVDLRSPEGIDIVHRLVREADVFIESFKPGVAEQMGLGPEVLLALRPQLVIARISGWGQSGPYRHKPGFGTLAEGYAGFAAINGFADREPVLPPMFLGDMTAGLSGAIAVLVALRARDAEGAMGQVIDVSLFEPLFSILGPAAANYALTGKVKPRTGSRSTNTAPRNTYRTRDGKWLCMSSSTQGMAERLFRAIGRADLIDDPRYRTNVQRVQHAEELDAIVGTFIAERDLDSNLAFFEAAGVTVGPIHDIAQIVHDHYVIEREALVELPDDDAGSLPMHNIAPRLSGTPGVFRRPAPALGENNREILLPLLGEDDYARLTAQGVILPR; translated from the coding sequence ATGTCCGTTGAACACATGCCACCCCAGGCGGGGAAGGCCCCCTTTCGCGCGCCGACTGGCCCGATCCACATGAAGCAGTTCGATGCCGATGCGCGCGGGCCACTGGCCGGCGTGCGCGTGATCGATCTGTCGCGCTTGATGGCGGGCAACATGCTGAGCGTGCAACTCGCCGATTTCGGCGCCGACGTGATCAAGGTCGAAGGCGAGCACGGCGATACGCTGCGCGCGGTGGGCGCCGGCGGCATCAGCACCAACTGGAAAGTCTACGGGCGCAACAAGCGCAGCGTGTGTGTGGATCTGCGCTCGCCGGAAGGCATCGATATCGTGCACAGGCTCGTGCGCGAGGCCGACGTGTTCATCGAGAGCTTCAAACCCGGCGTTGCCGAGCAGATGGGGCTCGGCCCCGAGGTGCTGCTGGCGCTGCGCCCGCAGCTGGTGATCGCGCGTATCTCCGGCTGGGGCCAGAGCGGCCCGTACCGGCACAAACCCGGCTTCGGCACGCTGGCCGAAGGCTATGCGGGGTTCGCCGCCATCAATGGTTTTGCCGATCGCGAACCGGTGCTGCCGCCGATGTTCCTAGGCGACATGACGGCCGGCCTGTCCGGCGCGATTGCCGTGCTGGTGGCACTGCGCGCACGCGACGCCGAGGGCGCGATGGGCCAAGTGATCGACGTGTCGCTGTTCGAACCGCTGTTCTCCATTCTCGGGCCGGCCGCCGCCAACTACGCGCTCACTGGCAAGGTCAAGCCGCGCACCGGCAGCCGCTCGACCAACACCGCGCCGCGCAATACGTACCGCACCCGCGACGGCAAATGGCTGTGCATGTCGAGCTCTACGCAGGGGATGGCCGAGCGCCTGTTCCGCGCCATCGGGCGTGCCGACCTGATCGACGACCCGCGCTATCGCACCAACGTGCAACGCGTGCAGCACGCGGAAGAACTGGATGCCATCGTGGGCACCTTCATTGCCGAGCGCGATCTGGACAGCAACCTCGCCTTCTTCGAGGCGGCGGGCGTCACGGTTGGGCCGATCCACGATATCGCGCAGATCGTGCACGACCACTACGTGATCGAGCGCGAAGCCCTGGTCGAACTGCCGGACGACGACGCGGGCAGCCTGCCCATGCACAACATCGCGCCGCGGCTGTCCGGCACGCCGGGCGTGTTTCGCCGGCCGGCACCCGCACTCGGCGAGAACAACCGCGAGATCCTGCTGCCGCTGCTGGGCGAGGATGACTACGCCCGCCTCACGGCGCAGGGCGTGATCCTGCCACGCTAG